The following are from one region of the Methyloprofundus sedimenti genome:
- a CDS encoding MFS transporter — protein sequence MADLKKWDVEDTDFWESEGKIIANRNLWISIPSLLCGFAVWLYWGIITVQMLNLGFPYEKSQLFTLMAIAGLTGATLRIPSSFFIRLCGGRNTIFFTTALLMIPALGTGLALQDKSTPFWIFQILALLSGFGGGNFASSMSNISFFFPKKVQGLALGLNAGLGNFGVTTMQMLIPLSMTVGMFGAMGGDPMTLIATSGTLIGKIPVGTETYIQNAGFIWLLFLVPLAFLSWFGMHNIRTEEVSPNDHHPLVSFGIISGMLLIAFISAIFGLWLMLPESVHGSGFKVPKEVALFIVIALTVSLLKIIPGQIGQSLERQYKIFDNKHTWVMSIIYTMTFGSFIGFAAAFPLAIKVIFGYQHVLVDGVMTHDLINVNGPSALMYAWMGPFIGALIRPVGGMIADKFGGSWVTHIVSFVMVLCAGGVAYYMKAAYNSATPEEYFVPFFIIFLILFAATGIGNGSTFRSIAMIFPKEQAGPVLGWTSAVAAYGAFYIPKVFGEQIKATTPEVALMGFAAFYVLCIMINWWFYLRKESEFYNP from the coding sequence GTGGCCGATTTAAAAAAATGGGATGTAGAAGATACTGATTTCTGGGAGTCTGAAGGTAAGATAATTGCCAATCGAAATTTATGGATTTCGATTCCCAGTTTATTATGTGGTTTTGCCGTGTGGTTATATTGGGGTATTATCACGGTACAAATGTTGAATCTGGGTTTTCCCTATGAAAAATCCCAGTTATTTACGCTGATGGCAATTGCAGGCTTAACAGGTGCAACACTAAGAATTCCAAGTAGTTTTTTTATTCGCTTATGCGGCGGGCGTAATACTATCTTTTTTACCACGGCTTTGCTAATGATACCCGCTTTAGGTACCGGATTGGCTCTGCAGGATAAAAGTACACCTTTTTGGATATTTCAGATTCTGGCTTTATTATCTGGATTTGGTGGTGGTAACTTTGCCTCCTCAATGTCTAATATCAGCTTTTTCTTTCCGAAAAAAGTACAAGGTTTGGCGTTAGGGTTAAATGCGGGTTTAGGTAACTTTGGTGTAACCACTATGCAGATGCTAATTCCACTTTCTATGACAGTGGGGATGTTTGGTGCCATGGGGGGAGATCCAATGACGCTGATTGCGACATCAGGTACTTTAATTGGAAAAATCCCTGTAGGTACTGAAACCTATATACAAAATGCGGGCTTTATCTGGTTGTTATTTTTGGTACCACTGGCGTTTTTGAGCTGGTTTGGTATGCATAATATCCGTACGGAAGAAGTATCTCCTAATGACCACCATCCTTTGGTAAGTTTTGGTATTATTTCTGGAATGCTGCTTATTGCTTTTATCAGCGCGATCTTCGGCTTATGGCTTATGTTGCCTGAGTCAGTGCATGGTTCAGGCTTTAAAGTGCCAAAAGAAGTTGCCTTATTTATTGTTATTGCTTTGACGGTGTCCTTGTTAAAAATTATTCCAGGGCAAATTGGGCAAAGTTTAGAGCGCCAATATAAAATTTTTGATAATAAACATACCTGGGTGATGAGTATCATCTATACCATGACTTTTGGCTCATTTATTGGTTTTGCGGCGGCATTTCCGCTGGCTATTAAAGTAATTTTTGGCTATCAGCATGTGTTGGTTGATGGTGTGATGACTCATGATTTAATAAATGTGAATGGCCCCAGTGCACTAATGTATGCCTGGATGGGACCTTTTATTGGGGCTTTGATTCGCCCGGTCGGCGGAATGATTGCCGATAAATTTGGTGGTTCCTGGGTCACTCATATTGTTTCATTCGTTATGGTTCTGTGTGCGGGTGGAGTCGCGTATTACATGAAAGCAGCTTACAATTCGGCGACTCCCGAAGAATATTTTGTACCTTTCTTTATTATCTTTCTTATTTTGTTTGCGGCAACGGGTATCGGCAATGGTTCAACTTTTCGTTCTATTGCGATGATTTTTCCTAAAGAGCAAGCGGGGCCTGTTTTAGGCTGGACTTCAGCAGTTGCTGCTTATGGTGCTTTTTATATTCCAAAAGTATTTGGTGAACAAATTAAAGCAACGACACCAGAAGTCGCTTTAATGGGGTTTGCGGCCTTTTATGTCTTATGCATCATGATCAACTGGTGGTTTTATCTACGTAAAGAAAGTGAGTTTTATAATCCCTAA
- the narJ gene encoding nitrate reductase molybdenum cofactor assembly chaperone, with protein MTNIYKVLAVLLEYPRKELVESWDEVQQLVSALPNLEEEDKSKLTDFINWAAKLSLTALQAKYVDSFDMTAENSLYLTYHLFDEQDRDRGPALIELAELYKSTGFEISDGELPDYLPLILEYVSTMDDASSAHAFLQQTAQAADIIASNLEKNASPYAPLVRIVEHHGLLADIAA; from the coding sequence ATGACTAATATCTATAAAGTCCTGGCCGTATTATTGGAATATCCGCGTAAGGAGCTGGTAGAGAGCTGGGATGAAGTGCAGCAACTTGTTTCAGCACTGCCAAACCTGGAAGAGGAGGATAAAAGTAAATTAACTGACTTTATCAACTGGGCTGCAAAATTATCACTGACAGCACTGCAGGCGAAATACGTTGATAGCTTTGATATGACCGCAGAAAACTCATTGTATCTGACCTATCATTTATTCGATGAGCAAGATAGAGACAGAGGACCAGCGTTAATAGAACTGGCTGAACTCTATAAATCAACCGGCTTTGAAATCAGTGATGGTGAGTTGCCTGATTATTTACCGCTGATTCTGGAATATGTCTCGACTATGGATGATGCAAGCAGCGCCCATGCATTTTTACAGCAAACGGCGCAAGCCGCTGACATTATTGCCAGTAATCTTGAAAAGAATGCAAGCCCCTATGCTCCACTAGTAAGAATCGTGGAGCATCATGGCCTTTTAGCAGATATTGCAGCATAG
- the nirK gene encoding copper-containing nitrite reductase → MQTNITKQSNQLNYFNITNMTGFLTVFFMTLLLILPVQANESSQHLSSKHASKKQIFNFGPGDHYQHEMNINISEYKKVEDISKNASALPEPLDRKHSENVVIKLEAVEVISKVAPNILYHYWTFNNTVPGPFLRVREGDTVELSLHNDKSSSHSHAIDLHAVTGPGGGKAVTEVAPGETKTLTFKASTAGLYVYHCAAGNPATHIANGMYGMILVEPKQGLSRVDHEFYIMQGELYTKGSLGKTGFQKFNSRKMIDERPEYIVFNGRTGALVGEGQLNAKVGDKIRMFIGNAGVAKISSFHLIGEIFDRVYSEAALSNPLENIQTTLVPAGGASVVEFQVDYPGNYVLVDHALARVDRGAWGILDVTGPENDSLYNGETENNKDQKADMHSGH, encoded by the coding sequence ATGCAAACAAATATAACAAAACAAAGTAATCAATTGAATTATTTCAATATAACTAACATGACGGGGTTTTTAACGGTTTTCTTCATGACTCTTTTGTTGATCCTACCCGTTCAGGCTAATGAAAGTAGTCAACATCTTTCCAGTAAACATGCGTCAAAAAAACAAATATTCAATTTTGGTCCTGGTGATCATTATCAGCATGAAATGAATATAAATATTTCTGAATATAAAAAAGTGGAGGATATTAGTAAAAATGCTTCTGCTTTACCGGAGCCTCTTGATCGAAAACATTCAGAAAACGTTGTTATTAAGCTTGAGGCTGTAGAAGTTATTTCTAAAGTTGCCCCCAATATCCTTTATCATTACTGGACTTTCAATAACACAGTTCCCGGTCCATTTTTGAGAGTAAGAGAGGGAGATACGGTTGAATTGAGCTTGCATAATGATAAATCCAGTAGTCACAGCCACGCGATAGATTTGCACGCTGTAACTGGCCCTGGTGGCGGTAAAGCAGTAACCGAAGTTGCCCCCGGCGAAACCAAAACGCTTACATTTAAAGCCAGCACAGCTGGCTTGTATGTTTATCATTGCGCGGCAGGAAACCCTGCGACTCATATAGCTAATGGCATGTATGGGATGATATTGGTTGAACCTAAACAAGGCCTTTCCAGGGTTGATCATGAGTTTTATATCATGCAAGGCGAGCTTTACACCAAAGGTAGTTTAGGGAAGACAGGCTTTCAAAAGTTTAACAGTCGTAAAATGATTGATGAACGCCCCGAGTATATTGTCTTTAATGGCCGTACGGGAGCTTTGGTCGGTGAAGGTCAATTAAATGCAAAAGTTGGTGACAAGATTCGCATGTTTATAGGTAATGCGGGAGTAGCCAAAATTTCTTCTTTCCATCTTATCGGTGAGATTTTTGATCGAGTGTATTCAGAAGCTGCATTAAGCAATCCATTAGAAAATATACAAACCACATTGGTTCCAGCTGGTGGAGCAAGTGTTGTCGAGTTTCAGGTAGATTATCCGGGTAATTATGTTTTAGTTGACCATGCATTAGCGCGAGTCGATAGAGGTGCCTGGGGAATTTTGGATGTTACTGGTCCTGAAAATGACTCTTTGTATAACGGAGAGACAGAAAATAACAAAGATCAGAAAGCAGACATGCATTCAGGGCATTAA
- the narI gene encoding respiratory nitrate reductase subunit gamma: MNLSNLIFGFYPYIALTTFLVGSVIRFDREQYTWKADSSQIFEKEQLRKGSILFHIGVLALFLGHFAGLVTPHSWFLALGVSDMMHQIVAISAGAAFGSLCMMGGVILWKRRMYHPRVRANSRFMDIFILDWILLTLAVGLLTIPVSIYHAFNGDASVMVALAEWVQSMLMLNAQPEYLSGVGFIYKLHLFLGMSVFFLFPFSRLVHVWSMPLGYMFRPYQIVRTKFVKQR; encoded by the coding sequence ATGAATTTAAGTAACTTGATTTTTGGATTTTATCCTTATATCGCATTGACTACTTTTTTAGTGGGCAGTGTGATTCGTTTTGATAGAGAACAATACACCTGGAAAGCTGATTCCAGCCAGATATTTGAAAAAGAGCAATTGCGTAAAGGCAGTATTCTTTTTCATATTGGTGTATTAGCTTTGTTTCTGGGGCATTTTGCAGGCTTGGTGACACCGCATAGCTGGTTTTTAGCGCTGGGTGTATCAGATATGATGCACCAGATTGTTGCCATTTCTGCAGGGGCAGCTTTTGGCTCTCTGTGTATGATGGGCGGGGTGATTTTATGGAAACGCCGCATGTATCATCCGCGAGTCCGGGCGAATAGCCGGTTTATGGATATTTTTATTCTCGACTGGATTTTGCTGACTTTAGCAGTCGGTTTATTAACCATTCCAGTATCCATTTATCATGCTTTCAATGGCGATGCGTCGGTAATGGTCGCTTTAGCTGAGTGGGTGCAAAGCATGTTGATGTTGAATGCGCAGCCTGAGTATCTATCCGGGGTAGGTTTTATTTATAAACTACATTTATTTCTAGGTATGTCGGTGTTTTTCTTGTTTCCTTTTAGCCGCCTGGTACATGTCTGGAGTATGCCTTTAGGTTATATGTTTAGACCGTATCAGATTGTCAGGACCAAATTTGTAAAGCAGCGTTAA
- the narH gene encoding nitrate reductase subunit beta — MKVRANFSLVMNLDKCIGCHTCSVTCKNVWTNRKGVEYAWFNNVESKPGVGYPKNWEDQEQWNGGWELHNGKLQLKSGNRLNILKNIFMNPNMPTIDDYYEPFTYDYAVLQNSELLEATPTARPRSLIDGLRMEKIEWGPNWEDDLGGKFKQRGADVNFSDMEKQIYGEFEQTFLMYLPRMCNHCVNPACVAACPSGSLYKREEDGIVLVDQDKCRSWRMCISACPYKKMFYNWESGKAEKCTGCYPRVESGLPTVCSESCVGRIRYNGVMLYDADRIEELASVENDQDLYQAQLDIFLNPNDPEVIKQAKQDGIPESWMEAARNSPIYKLIVDWKVAFPLHPEFRTMPMVWYVPPLSPVQSQIDQGNLSTMSDGAIPSIENLRLPMKYLANMFTAGDEKPIVGALKRMIAMRSFYRSLNVEGKTDLAVLEEVGLNEDQVREMYRYMAIANYEDRFVIPTSHEELRQEDFHSFQGQNGFSFGNDGCSVSDNASLFPDKRTKTADNLEFVRYHPAAKRSDGEKA; from the coding sequence ATGAAAGTAAGAGCAAATTTTTCACTGGTAATGAATCTCGATAAATGTATTGGTTGCCATACTTGTTCTGTGACTTGTAAAAATGTCTGGACCAACCGTAAAGGTGTTGAGTATGCCTGGTTTAATAATGTTGAATCTAAACCGGGTGTCGGTTATCCCAAAAACTGGGAAGATCAGGAGCAATGGAATGGCGGCTGGGAATTACACAATGGCAAGCTACAACTTAAATCAGGTAATCGGCTTAATATTTTAAAAAATATTTTCATGAATCCGAATATGCCGACGATTGATGATTATTATGAACCATTTACCTATGATTATGCCGTACTGCAAAACAGTGAATTGTTAGAAGCCACACCTACTGCAAGACCGCGTTCTTTAATTGATGGTCTACGCATGGAGAAAATTGAATGGGGGCCAAACTGGGAAGATGATTTAGGCGGTAAGTTTAAACAGCGTGGTGCAGACGTAAACTTTAGCGATATGGAAAAACAGATTTATGGGGAATTTGAACAAACTTTCCTTATGTACTTGCCCCGTATGTGTAACCATTGTGTTAATCCTGCGTGTGTCGCTGCCTGTCCTTCTGGTTCATTATATAAACGTGAAGAAGACGGGATTGTTCTGGTTGATCAGGATAAATGTCGCAGCTGGCGTATGTGTATCAGTGCTTGTCCCTACAAGAAAATGTTCTATAACTGGGAGTCAGGCAAAGCAGAAAAATGTACGGGCTGTTACCCTCGTGTAGAATCTGGCTTGCCAACTGTCTGTTCTGAGTCGTGTGTTGGACGTATTCGTTACAACGGGGTGATGCTTTACGATGCCGATCGTATAGAAGAGCTCGCTTCCGTAGAAAATGATCAGGATTTATATCAGGCGCAACTGGATATATTTCTTAACCCTAATGATCCGGAAGTGATTAAGCAAGCGAAACAAGATGGTATTCCTGAATCGTGGATGGAAGCAGCACGCAATTCACCGATCTATAAATTAATTGTAGACTGGAAAGTGGCTTTTCCGTTGCATCCAGAATTTCGTACTATGCCGATGGTCTGGTATGTGCCACCACTATCACCCGTGCAGTCACAAATTGATCAGGGTAACCTGTCAACCATGTCAGATGGTGCAATTCCAAGTATAGAAAACTTACGCCTGCCGATGAAATATCTGGCGAATATGTTTACTGCGGGTGACGAAAAACCTATTGTTGGTGCCTTAAAACGTATGATTGCCATGCGTAGCTTCTACCGCTCATTAAATGTTGAAGGTAAAACAGATTTAGCGGTGCTCGAAGAAGTTGGATTAAACGAAGATCAAGTCCGTGAAATGTATCGTTATATGGCGATTGCGAATTACGAAGATCGTTTTGTCATTCCAACCAGCCATGAAGAATTACGTCAGGAAGATTTTCATAGCTTTCAGGGGCAAAATGGTTTTAGCTTTGGTAATGATGGCTGCAGTGTTAGTGATAACGCTTCGTTATTTCCAGATAAACGTACAAAGACTGCGGATAATCTGGAGTTTGTGCGTTATCACCCGGCAGCGAAACGCTCTGATGGGGAAAAGGCATGA
- a CDS encoding hemerythrin domain-containing protein: MEFKYEEPLTGFSDGLVVLKSYHEDFLERGKQLLQLAANIKQNGMNEDYANQCMEAYCHYSHATHLHHRDEEQSLFPLLLGSSVLVDGMIERLIMDHEEIEESWSKLAKQLSNPGTITNFDYFLHQATEFEKILREHLIREDEDFSPQVKKILTSEQIKQAGEKMAELRHLTV; encoded by the coding sequence ATGGAATTTAAATATGAAGAACCCTTAACTGGGTTCAGTGATGGCCTGGTGGTTTTAAAAAGTTACCATGAAGACTTTTTAGAACGAGGCAAGCAATTGCTACAACTCGCAGCAAATATTAAACAAAATGGCATGAATGAAGATTATGCAAACCAATGTATGGAAGCATATTGTCATTATTCTCATGCGACACATTTGCATCATCGAGATGAAGAGCAGAGTTTGTTCCCATTATTGCTGGGAAGTTCCGTGTTAGTCGATGGCATGATTGAGCGTTTGATAATGGATCATGAAGAGATAGAAGAATCCTGGAGTAAACTAGCTAAACAGCTGAGTAACCCCGGAACTATCACTAATTTTGATTATTTTTTACACCAAGCTACTGAATTTGAAAAGATACTTAGAGAGCATTTAATCCGTGAAGATGAAGATTTTTCACCACAAGTGAAAAAAATACTAACGTCAGAACAAATAAAGCAGGCCGGAGAAAAAATGGCTGAGTTGAGACATTTAACCGTCTGA
- a CDS encoding nitrate reductase subunit alpha — protein sequence MSHFLDRLNFFKKVQSKFSGDHGVVTNEDRQWEDGYRNRWRFDKVVRSTHGVNCTGSCSWNIHVKNGLVAFEMQATDYPRTRPDLPNHEPRGCPRGASFSWYLYSPLRVKHPLIRERLVSLYRDERALGKDPVEAWGAIQEDPEKRKKYTAVRGLGGFVRVDWEEVAEIIAASNVYTIKTHGPDRIAGFSPIPAMSMISYAAGSRYLSLIGGACLSFYDWYCDLPPASPQTWGEQTDVPESADWYNSTYIVVAGSNLPMTRTPDAHFYSEVRYKGAKVVAISPDYAEYVKFADLWMPAKQGTDAAIFLAMGHVALKEFFIDKQDAYFEEYARTYTDMPMLVILDQYEDAYVNGRFVRAADFDGSLGESNNPDWKTVVIDEKTGDIIAPNGSIGFRWGEEGKWNLVAKKGRRNTKPRLSLIFDKDEVAEVLMPDFQTGVDVPMRRKVPAKKVILNGKECLVATVFDLQLAQYGLDRGLGGEVATGYDDASIPNTPAWAEQITGVKQADIIRSGREFADNASKTMGKSMVILGAGLNHWYHNDMHYRAIMNLLHMCGCVGQSGGGWCHYVGQEKLRPQAGWAPVAFALDWQKPPRHMNGTTYFYFHTDQWRYEKLQADALLASTAQANYKGHNLADYNVVSQRLGWLPSAPHFNKNPLDIVKDAEAAGATDEKGVSDYLVKQLKSGDIKFASEDIDAPENHPRNLFVWRANLIGCSAKGHEYFLKHLLGAQNGVMQDILPEAEGQEIKWHKEAPIAKLDLMVDINFRLNSTGAYSDIVLPTATWYEKNDLNTTDMHPFIHPLTQAVDPGWESRSDWQIFKTLAKSFSVLAEKHLGSQKDVVALPILHDTPAELAQAMDVKDWKRGECEPVPGKALPLLKVVQRDFADTYKKFTALGPLLPKQGNNIKGIDWNTEKEYEHLKAVNYTIKEEGISKGMPSLEDDISVCETILALAPETNGEVAVKSWKALSTKTGVDHTHLALSREDDKITFRDIKAQPRKIITAPTWSGIESETVSYNACYTNIHEHIPFRTLTGRAQFYQDHQWMRDFGEAFCTYKPAVDMLTLAEMQKKIGDKPHLKLNWITPHSKWGIHSTYQDNLRMLTLSRGGPHLWISETDAEKAGIEDNDWVEALNINGAAIARAVVSQRIPDGMAMMYQAQEKNVNVPGSNTTEKRGGIINSVTRITVKPTHMIGGYAQLSYGFNYYGTIGSQRDEYVILHKIEDRDIQWLEEPLTADKESHLNPEGVHQADYVCTDESETQ from the coding sequence ATGAGTCATTTTTTAGACCGTCTAAACTTTTTCAAAAAAGTTCAAAGTAAATTTTCGGGTGACCATGGTGTGGTCACCAATGAAGATCGCCAATGGGAAGACGGTTACCGTAATCGCTGGCGATTTGATAAAGTGGTTAGATCAACTCACGGGGTAAACTGTACGGGCAGTTGTTCGTGGAATATCCATGTTAAAAATGGCCTGGTTGCCTTTGAAATGCAGGCAACTGATTACCCGCGTACCCGTCCTGACTTGCCTAACCATGAGCCTCGAGGTTGTCCGCGTGGTGCAAGTTTTTCCTGGTATTTATACAGTCCATTACGTGTTAAACACCCTCTTATTAGAGAGCGATTAGTCTCTTTATACAGAGATGAACGCGCACTAGGTAAAGACCCGGTGGAAGCCTGGGGCGCCATTCAGGAAGATCCTGAAAAACGCAAAAAATATACGGCTGTGCGAGGCTTAGGTGGCTTTGTTCGCGTCGACTGGGAAGAGGTTGCTGAAATTATCGCCGCCTCTAATGTTTATACTATCAAAACGCATGGTCCTGACAGAATAGCTGGATTTTCGCCTATTCCAGCGATGTCAATGATCAGTTATGCCGCAGGGAGTCGCTATTTATCTTTAATTGGTGGTGCCTGTTTGTCATTCTATGACTGGTACTGTGATTTGCCCCCTGCATCACCACAAACCTGGGGTGAACAGACGGATGTACCTGAGTCCGCTGACTGGTATAACTCTACTTATATTGTGGTTGCAGGTTCTAATTTACCGATGACAAGAACACCTGATGCACATTTCTATTCTGAAGTACGTTATAAAGGCGCAAAAGTCGTTGCAATATCGCCTGATTATGCAGAATACGTTAAATTTGCTGATCTTTGGATGCCCGCCAAACAAGGCACGGATGCAGCCATATTCCTGGCAATGGGGCATGTTGCTTTAAAAGAATTTTTTATTGATAAGCAAGACGCTTATTTTGAAGAATACGCACGTACTTATACTGACATGCCGATGCTGGTTATATTGGATCAGTACGAAGATGCTTATGTGAATGGTCGTTTTGTTCGTGCCGCTGATTTTGACGGTTCATTAGGCGAAAGTAATAACCCTGATTGGAAAACAGTCGTTATTGATGAAAAAACGGGCGACATCATTGCACCTAATGGTTCCATTGGATTTCGCTGGGGTGAAGAAGGCAAATGGAATTTAGTTGCTAAAAAAGGCCGTAGAAATACTAAACCACGTCTGAGTCTGATCTTTGATAAAGATGAAGTGGCAGAGGTATTAATGCCTGATTTTCAAACAGGTGTTGATGTGCCTATGCGTCGCAAAGTACCCGCCAAGAAAGTCATATTAAATGGCAAAGAGTGTCTGGTGGCAACGGTATTTGACCTGCAATTGGCGCAATATGGTTTAGACCGTGGTTTAGGTGGAGAGGTTGCAACGGGGTATGATGATGCCAGCATTCCAAACACACCCGCCTGGGCTGAACAAATCACCGGTGTGAAACAAGCTGACATTATCCGTAGCGGTCGGGAATTCGCTGATAATGCCTCTAAAACCATGGGTAAATCCATGGTTATTCTGGGTGCCGGGCTTAATCACTGGTATCACAATGACATGCATTACCGTGCCATTATGAACCTGCTGCACATGTGTGGCTGTGTCGGACAAAGTGGTGGCGGCTGGTGTCATTATGTTGGACAAGAAAAACTACGTCCACAAGCGGGCTGGGCACCAGTTGCCTTTGCACTGGATTGGCAAAAACCACCACGTCATATGAATGGCACCACTTATTTCTATTTCCATACCGATCAATGGCGTTATGAAAAACTGCAAGCAGATGCCTTATTAGCATCCACTGCACAAGCAAATTATAAAGGTCATAATCTGGCTGATTACAATGTCGTTTCGCAACGTTTGGGTTGGCTGCCATCTGCTCCACATTTTAATAAAAATCCATTGGATATCGTTAAAGACGCTGAAGCGGCAGGTGCTACCGATGAAAAAGGTGTATCCGATTATTTGGTAAAACAACTTAAATCCGGTGATATTAAGTTTGCATCAGAAGATATAGACGCGCCAGAAAATCACCCGCGTAATTTATTTGTCTGGCGTGCTAACTTGATCGGCTGTAGCGCTAAAGGACATGAATATTTTCTTAAACATCTGTTAGGCGCACAAAATGGTGTGATGCAAGATATTTTACCTGAAGCTGAAGGGCAGGAGATAAAATGGCATAAAGAGGCACCGATCGCCAAACTGGATTTAATGGTCGATATTAACTTCCGCTTAAATTCAACCGGTGCATATTCAGATATTGTTTTACCGACGGCCACCTGGTATGAGAAAAACGATTTGAATACCACGGATATGCATCCGTTCATTCATCCTCTTACACAAGCGGTTGATCCGGGCTGGGAGTCCCGTTCGGATTGGCAGATTTTTAAAACCCTTGCTAAATCGTTTTCTGTTTTGGCAGAAAAACATTTAGGTAGTCAGAAAGACGTGGTTGCTTTACCTATTCTGCATGATACCCCTGCTGAACTTGCTCAGGCCATGGATGTTAAAGACTGGAAACGAGGAGAGTGTGAGCCTGTTCCGGGTAAAGCACTACCACTGTTAAAAGTCGTACAACGTGATTTTGCAGATACTTATAAGAAATTTACTGCATTAGGGCCATTATTGCCTAAGCAAGGTAATAATATTAAAGGGATCGACTGGAACACGGAAAAAGAATACGAGCATCTAAAAGCAGTCAATTACACCATTAAAGAAGAAGGTATTTCCAAAGGTATGCCTTCATTAGAAGATGATATCAGTGTTTGTGAAACTATTTTGGCTTTAGCGCCGGAAACTAATGGTGAGGTTGCTGTTAAATCCTGGAAAGCACTGAGTACTAAAACAGGTGTGGATCATACCCATCTGGCTTTATCTCGTGAAGACGATAAAATCACTTTCCGTGATATTAAGGCACAACCACGTAAAATCATTACAGCACCTACCTGGAGTGGTATTGAGTCGGAAACAGTCAGTTATAACGCCTGTTATACCAATATCCATGAGCATATTCCTTTCCGTACTTTGACAGGGCGCGCACAGTTTTATCAAGATCATCAGTGGATGCGTGATTTTGGTGAAGCATTCTGTACCTATAAGCCTGCTGTCGATATGCTAACGCTAGCTGAAATGCAGAAAAAAATTGGTGATAAACCGCATTTGAAGCTTAACTGGATTACACCACATAGCAAATGGGGCATACACAGTACTTATCAAGATAACTTGCGGATGTTGACTTTGTCTCGTGGTGGACCACATCTGTGGATTTCTGAAACCGATGCTGAAAAAGCAGGTATAGAAGATAATGACTGGGTAGAAGCACTCAATATTAATGGTGCAGCCATTGCCAGAGCAGTTGTCAGTCAGCGAATTCCTGATGGTATGGCAATGATGTATCAAGCTCAGGAAAAAAACGTTAACGTCCCTGGATCAAATACCACCGAGAAACGTGGCGGTATTATAAACAGTGTCACGCGTATCACCGTTAAACCGACTCACATGATCGGCGGCTATGCTCAGTTAAGTTATGGTTTTAACTATTACGGAACCATAGGTTCACAACGTGATGAATATGTCATCTTGCATAAAATCGAAGACCGGGATATTCAATGGCTGGAAGAGCCTTTGACAGCTGATAAAGAAAGTCATTTAAATCCTGAAGGTGTACACCAGGCAGACTATGTCTGCACAGACGAGTCGGAGACACAATAA